The window CAATATCCGCAAGGCCTATCTGGGGGGCTGACATGGACGGGGCCTATCTCGCGCAACAGATCCTCAACGGACTCATCCTGGGCTCCATGTACGCGCTGGTGGCCGTGGGCTTCTCCATGATCTACGGGATCATCAACCTGATCAACTTCGCCCACGGCGACATCGTCATGATCGGGGCCTTCAGCACCCTGGCGCTCCTGGTCGTCCTCGGCCTGCCGTTGTGGGTCGTGGCCCCGGGCGTGGTGGGCGTGGGCGCGCTCTGCGGCCTGGTCATCGAGCGCGCGGCCTTCCGGCCCATGCGCGGCGCGCCGCAGGTCACGGGCTTCATCGCCTCGCTGGGCGTCTCGATCATGATCCAGAACCTGGGCATCCTGACCGTCACGGCCCAGCCGCGCAACTTCACCTTCCCGGATTACATGCTGGCAGCGGTCTCCGTGTTCGGCTTCGAGATCCAGATGGTCAACGTCTGCATCATGCTCGCCGCGCCGCTGCTGGTCGTCGGCCTGCTCTTCGTCGTCCACCGGACGCGCCTGGGCACGGCCATGCGGGCCACGGCCGAGAACCTCGACGTGGCCCGGCTCATGGGCGTGAACATCAACCGCACCATCGCGGCCACCTTCGCCCTGGGCTCGGCCCTGGCGGGAGCCGCGGGCCTCATGTGGGGCGGCAAGTTCGGCCAGATCGACCCGCTCATGGGCTTTCTCCCCGGGCTCAAGGCCTTCGTGGCGGCGGTCATCGGCGGGGTGGGATCCATCCCCGGAGCCATCCTGGGAGGCTATGTCCTGGGGTTGGCCGAGGTGCTCTTCGTGGGCCTCCTGCCTCCGGTCTACTCCTCCTACCGCGACGCCTTCGTCTTCGGCCTGCTCATCCTCATTCTCCTGGTCCTGCCCAACGGCATCCTGGGAAAAAGCACCGAGGAGCGCGCCTGATGACCGCCGAGAGAAAACGCCTCCTCTTCCTGGCTCTGGCCGGGCTCGGGCTGACCGTTCTCATGCAGGCCGTCTTCGACGACTATCTGCGGACCATGGCCTGCTTCGTGGGCATCTTCATCATCCTGGCCGTGAGCCTGAACTTCACCAACGGCTTCGCCGGGCTGTTCTCCCTGGGCCATCCGGCCTTCATGGCCATCGGCGGCTATGTGGCCGCGCTGCTGACCTTCAATCCGGAAATGAAGCCGCTCTTCCTGCCCGATCTGCCGGAATGGCTCATGGCCCTGCATCTGCCGTTCCTGCCCGCGCTCCTGGCGGGCGGGGCGGCGGCGGCCCTGACCGCCCTGCCGGTGGGCGCGGCGGTGCTGCGCCTGCGCGGGCACTACCTGGCCGTGGCCACCATGGGCTTTTTGATCATCGTGCAGGTGCTCATCACCAACATGGAGCCCTATACGCGCGGCCCCCTGGGGCTCAACGGCCTGGATACGCTCACCGACCTCTGGTGGGTCTACGGCTCGGTGCTGGTCACGGTCTACGCCTGCTGGAAGATCAAGTTCTCCTCCTACGGCCGCATGCTCCAGAGCGTGCGCGAGAACGAGCTGGCCGCCGCCTGTCTGGGGGTGAACCTGTTCCACGCCCGCCTGGCG is drawn from Desulfovibrio aminophilus DSM 12254 and contains these coding sequences:
- a CDS encoding branched-chain amino acid ABC transporter permease; this translates as MTAERKRLLFLALAGLGLTVLMQAVFDDYLRTMACFVGIFIILAVSLNFTNGFAGLFSLGHPAFMAIGGYVAALLTFNPEMKPLFLPDLPEWLMALHLPFLPALLAGGAAAALTALPVGAAVLRLRGHYLAVATMGFLIIVQVLITNMEPYTRGPLGLNGLDTLTDLWWVYGSVLVTVYACWKIKFSSYGRMLQSVRENELAAACLGVNLFHARLAALVIGAFFAGVAGGLWGHLVTALTPVSFSLVLAFSIVVMVVVGGTGSITGSIIGAVIFSCITEFFRPLEENYSVYGVGEILMALILILILVYRPQGIFGSREPDWLTPKTNRC
- a CDS encoding branched-chain amino acid ABC transporter permease is translated as MDGAYLAQQILNGLILGSMYALVAVGFSMIYGIINLINFAHGDIVMIGAFSTLALLVVLGLPLWVVAPGVVGVGALCGLVIERAAFRPMRGAPQVTGFIASLGVSIMIQNLGILTVTAQPRNFTFPDYMLAAVSVFGFEIQMVNVCIMLAAPLLVVGLLFVVHRTRLGTAMRATAENLDVARLMGVNINRTIAATFALGSALAGAAGLMWGGKFGQIDPLMGFLPGLKAFVAAVIGGVGSIPGAILGGYVLGLAEVLFVGLLPPVYSSYRDAFVFGLLILILLVLPNGILGKSTEERA